Proteins encoded by one window of Venturia canescens isolate UGA chromosome 2, ASM1945775v1, whole genome shotgun sequence:
- the scrib gene encoding protein lap4 isoform X5: MFRCIPIFKGCNRQVESVDKRHCSLPSVPDDILRYSRSLEELLLDANHIRDLPKNFFRLQRLRKLGLSDNEIHRLPPDIQNFENLVELDVSRNDIPDIPENIRNLSSLQVADFSSNPIPRLPAGFVQLRNLTVLGLNDMSLTNLPPDFGRLEALQSLELRENLLKSLPESLSQLSKLERLDLGDNEIEELPSHIGKLPALQELWLDHNQLQHLPPEIGELKTLACLDVSENRLEDLPDEIGGLESLTDLHLSQNVIEKLPDGLGELGKLTILKVDQNRLSVLNESIGKCESLQELILTENFLFELPVSIGNLVNLNNLNVDRNSLQSLPTEIGNLKNLGVLSLRDNKLQFLPTEVGNCTALHVLDVSGNRLQYLPYSLISLNLKAVWLSENQAQPMLTFQTDVDEETGQEVLTCFLLPQLEYHVANQNGCRIEIRSAAQANEMRELASSDDEGWQEKEASRTHSVKFTDDAPEADKETPFVRQNTPHPKELKAKAHKLFSKGKNDSRSGSTDEQDVSQTFGLDKTETMNATTNEEHTEQEHIPTCNDEETREMTKVSESEGPFETSMAHETLENDDVTTQQQPSGPNSTTTALMKKSDDQPVSLTPTTESVEQCELNSQGATSDVEPSIEVREEQYEIHIERTTGGLGLSIAGGIGSTPFKGDDEGIFISRVTEGGPADLAGLRVGDKVISVNGVSVVDVDHYDAVEVLKACGRVLILVIVREVTRIVPPSEQMSIRKDSICSSMSTSRAPSATSYVSSTAMSHNLENGDSSLTHDIVKTRKIPEPIAVARTSGEPLIPVLVHTTLIRDQNGLGFSIAGGKGSSPFKDNTDAIFISRITDGGVAQKDGKLLVGDKVISINGVEMTGAKHEQAVGMLTGLERFVRLVVEREIPISQANPATSVTPSEKSPRLIGGAPRPYTGLYSANSYMANRPGLASYRRSIDADKTLSPSPTSSTPPPPPPPVPPPQLSSKPEAINGIAKMNGVTERSGPTGATSPSNLTSPSSNQPQPAPRLSMTQPATGSGHPVGDSTNSGRSESGEQRSNSPQEDIQVPKPITNEEFQAMIPAHFLRPPKSSPSPDSQQGPVVTVTIKQPDNLPGDVTFPPAPTTIGKVTEVITKSTLTETVVTRVTDNHLVEPVITEDVVLMKEGSLGFSIIGGTDHSCTPFGAKEPGIFISHVVPGGIAANSGKLRMGDRILKVNGTDVTKATHQEAVMELLRPGESIILTVQHDPLPESYQLVEIEYIPVTELVIVKEPGEKLGMHIKGGLRGQRGNPLDHTDEGVFISKINSGGAARRDGRLKVGMRLLEVNGTSLLGATHQEAVNILRCSGNTITLVVCKGYDKNEIEHIMTMSSGRDSKNSKTSQERKDSLTEGLKSLSQSVSSLDRDDEEAATLRQEQEMKAELVAWEQEERERALVEQREKSTPEKVLDVVRAAESLVNKPNSPVDMPVPPKSPGGTKDLKTTTIVMSKHTLAPQNPTPMLPKEDTGTSVDDPSSPITPNTATSLHSNATTTNLDKSSMSQTLPSSKKKVSSVPKRSITFAELPKPSRSTSTDALASGNIKFRPTHSIMKERPITMHERANFYSSSNLYDKNYNVENAKITEPRFRLPPTPLTNPGCTGEKLRTTMASSNKRQIARSVEGKFLVEPSPTPSPTPAPVKMSVSDRKKLFENAVEEHLKPSPKPDKVFSFLSQDEVEKMKQEEEKKIATLTRDELKSWAQIDEMEGLDESEDALEDQDNRRPNSRLSSRSSIPSLQGVPSVVRTAKAERRLKERMIQEGLISDDDEESHLSPAEQRALRAEKRAAWRQARLKSLEQDALQAQIVIKKMSEMMDTSNKSEVIQDPSELDRSSDHDRPNEFTALRPSSADFPKLAVRSKLGPSKAVRESEKVVDEKVTRRTEEYVDEVTGERRVRTVEYVEKLIEREVETLREKIISLELSNAEEEVDGVKVEMGASDAESESEELTRQDSTINDASVDNSDSLICTSSSQSVSITAKTATNSTVNAAKKKKRKRSKKGRN; this comes from the exons ACATACCGGACATTCCTGAGAATATCAGGAACTTGAGCTCTCTACAGGTGGCAGACTTCAGCAGTAACCCGATACCAAG GCTTCCGGCTGGTTTCGTGCAACTGAGAAACCTAACTGTACTCGGCCTCAATGACATGTCCCTCACGAACTTGCCACCAGATTTTGGCCG TTTGGAAGCCCTTCAGTCGCTGGAATTGAGGGAAAATTTGCTCAAATCCTTGCCCGAATCACTCTCTCAGCTCTCGAAACTCGAGAGGCTGGATCTTGGTGACAACGAGATCGAGGAATTG CCGTCGCACATAGGAAAATTACCCGCACTACAGGAATTGTGGCTCGACCACAATCAATTGCAACACTTGCCACCAGAAATCGGTGAATTGAAGACCTTGGCGTGCCTGGACGTTTCGGAGAACCGCTTAGAGGATTTGCCGGATGAGATCGGTGGTCTCGAGTCGTTGACAGATTTGCATCTGTCGCAAAacgtcattgaaaaattgcctGATGGCCTTGGCGAGCTCGGGAAATTAACGATACTTAAAGTCGATCAAAATCGATTGTCCGTCCTGAACGAGAGCATTGGCAAATGCGAAAGTCTTCAAGAGCTCATTCTTACGGAAAATTTCCTCTTCGAGCTACCGGTCTCCATAGGGAATCTTGTCAACTTGAATAATCTTAACGTCGATCGCAATAGCCTGCAATCGCTTCCCACAGAAATCG GAAACTTGAAGAACTTGGGGGTACTTTCGCTTAGGGATAACAAATTGCAATTTTTACCTACCGAAGTTGGCAACTGTACGGCCCTCCACGTTTTGGATGTTTCTGGAAACAG GTTGCAGTACTTGCCGTATTCGCTGATAAGTTTAAACCTCAAAGCTGTGTGGCTGAGCGAGAATCAAGCGCAGCCAATGCTGACGTTCCAGACCGATGTTGACGAGGAAACCGGTCAAGAGGTTCTCACGTGTTTCTTATTGCCACAGTTGGAGTATCACGTAGCTAATCAGAACG GATGTCGTATCGAAATACGAAGCGCTGCACAGGCGAACGAGATGAGAGAATTAGCGAGCAGCGACGACGAAGGATGGCAAGAAAAAGAAGCCTCGAGAACGCATTCCGTTAAATTTACGGACGATGCGCCGGAAGCCGACAAGGAG ACTCCATTCGTCAGACAAAATACGCCACATCCGAAAGAACTCAAAGCTAAGGCACACAAGTTATTCAGTAAGGGAAAGAACGACAGTCGATCGGGATCAACCGACGAACAG GACGTGTCGCAAACATTTGGTCTCGATAAGACCGAGACAATGAATGCGACGACGAACGAGGAGCACACGGAACAGGAGCATATTCCTACGTGTAATGACGAGGAGACGAGAGAAATGACGAAAGTTTCAGAGTCCGAAGGGCCGTTTGAAACTTCCATGGCTCATGAGACGCTTGAAAACGATGACGTTACGACGCAGCAACAACCGTCGGGACCAAACTCAACGACGACA GCTCTAATGAAGAAAAGCGACGACCAACCTGTCTCTCTGACCCCGACGACAGAATCCGTGGAACAATGTGAGCTCAATAGCCAAG GGGCAACCTCGGACGTAGAACCGTCGATAGAAGTACGGGAAGAGCAGTACGAAATCCATATCGAAAGGACGACCGGAGGCTTGGGTCTGTCTATTGCTGGTGGCATCGGATCAACACCCTTCAAGGGCGACGACGAAGGCATCTTTATTTCTAGAGTCACAGAAG GTGGACCCGCAGATTTGGCTGGTTTGAGGGTCGGCGACAAAGTTATCTCAGTTAACGGTGTCTCGGTAGTCGACGTCGATCATTATGACGCAGTTGAAGTTCTCAAAGCATGCGGTCGTGTGCTTATACTCGTTATCGTCCGCGAAGTTACGAGAATAGTGCCACCGTCCGAACAA atgtcTATTAGAAAGGATTCAATATGTTCGAGTATGAGCACGAGTCGAGCTCCCAGTGCTACGTCATATGTTTCCTCAACCGCAATGTCTCACAATCTCGAAAACGGTGACAGCAGCTTAACTCACGATATTGTCAAA ACACGAAAAATTCCTGAGCCCATCGCCGTTGCGAGAACAAGCGGCGAACCTCTGATACCGGTTCTCGTACACACGACGCTTATTCGCGATCAAAATGGTCTAGGATTCAGTATAGCAGGCGGAAAGGGGTCATCGCCTTTCAAAGACAATACGGAC GCAATATTCATCTCGAGAATTACGGACGGTGGAGTAGCGCAGAAAGATGGCAAATTGTTGGTCGGTGACAAAGTCATATCG ATAAACGGTGTCGAGATGACGGGCGCGAAGCACGAGCAGGCTGTGGGAATGTTGACGGGATTGGAAAGGTTCGTTCGATTGGTTGTCGAACGGGAGATACCAATTTCACAGGCGAATCCCGCGACGAGTGTGACGCCTTCAGAAAAATCGCCACGTTTGATCGGTGGTGCTCCGCGTCCTTACACGGGGCTTTACAGCGCCAATAGTTATATGGCGAACAGGCCAGGTTTGGCGAGTTACAGACGCTCGATAGACGCCGACAAGACACTTTCTCCGAGCCCAACGTCGAGTACACCGCCGCCTCCCCCGCCGCCAGTTCCGCCACCTCAATTGTCCTCCAAACCCGAGGCGATCAATGGAATCGCAAAGATGAACGGCGTGACGGAAAGATCCGGTCCTACCGGAGCCACGAGCCCCTCGAACTTGACATCTCCCAGCTCCAACCAACCGCAACCAGCGCCAAGATTATCCATGACGCAGCCTGCTACAGGATCCGGTCATCCCGTCGGTGACTCGACGAACAGCGGACGTTCCGAGAGTGGTGAACAAAGATCGAATTCGCCGCAGGAAGATATACAGGTACCCAAGCCAATAACCAACGAGGAATTTCAGGCCATGATCCCCGCTCATTTCCTACGACCTCCGAAATCCTCGCCCTCCCCAGACTCCCAACAGGGCCCGGTCGTCACGGTCACGATTAAGCAACCTGACAATCTACCCGGGGACGTTACGTTTCCCCCGGCGCCTACGACAATCGGTAAAGTTACCGAGGTCATCACTAAGAGCACGCTCACCGAGACTGTTGTAACGCGTGTTACTGACAATCATCTTGTGGAACCTGTTATTACCGAG GATGTCGTGCTAATGAAGGAAGGCTCATTGGGCTTCAGTATCATTGGTGGAACCGATCACTCTTGTACTCCCTTCGGCGCCAAGGAGCCTGGGATTTTCATATCACAC GTGGTACCCGGTGGCATAGCAGCTAATTCAGGAAAACTACGAATGGGCGATAGAATATTGAAAGTTAATGGAACAGACGTGACAAAAGCAACTCACCAAGAAGCGGTCATGGAACTCTTACGTCCTGGAGAATCGATCATTCTCACGGTTCAGCACGATCCACTGCCGGAAAGTTATCAG CTGGTCGAAATAGAGTACATCCCGGTGACA GAACTCGTCATTGTGAAGGAACCCGGTGAGAAATTGGGTATGCACATCAAGGGCGGTTTGAGAGGACAACGTGGCAATCCTCTCGATCACACGGACGAGGGTGTATTTATATCGAAAATCAATTCGGGTGGTGCAGCCAGACGTGACGGCAGACTTAAG GTTGGTATGAGATTGCTGGAAGTAAATGGCACGTCGTTGCTCGGTGCAACCCATCAGGAAGCGGTGAATATTCTCAGATGTTCCGGGAACACGATAACCCTCGTGGTTTGTAAAGGATACGATAAGAACGAGATCGAACATATAATGACAATGTCGAGTGGTCGggactcgaaaaattcgaaaacctCTCAGGAGCGCAAAGACTCACTGACCGAGGGCCTCAAATCGTTATCCCAAAGTGTCTCGAGCCTCGATCGGGATGATGAGGAAGCGGCAACTTTGCGACAAGAGCAAGAAATGAAGGCCGAACTCGTTGCTTGGGAACAAGAGGAACGCGAACGCGCTCTCGTCGAACAGCGAGAGAAATCCACTCCGGAAAAG GTATTGGATGTAGTTCGAGCAGCAGAGTCGCTAGTAAATAAACCGAATAGCCCGGTTGATATGCCAGTGCCGCCTAAATCACCTGGTGGCACAAAAGATCTTAAAACAACGACAATCGTCATGAGTAAACACACTCTGGCACCGCAAAATCCAACT CCAATGTTACCGAAAGAGGATACCGGAACATCCGTGGATGATCCCTCTTCGCCGATCACTCCGAACACTGCTACTTCTCTGCATTCTAACGCGACGACTACGAATCTCGATAAATCCTCAATGTCACAAACTCTACCGTCGTCGAAGAAAAAGGTTTCGAGCGTTCCAAAGCGTAGCATTACATTTGCCGAATTGCCAAAACCCTCGAGATCAACTTCCACCGATGCATTAGCATCTGGCAACATAAAATTCCGTCCGACACACTCGATCATGAAAGAACGTCCAATAACCATGCATGAAAGAgccaatttttattcctcctCAAATCTTTACGACAAAAACTATAATGTCGAGAATGCTAAAATAACAGAACCACGTTTTCGACTTCCTCCAACACCCCTGACAAATCCTGGGTGCACGGGAGAAAAACTTCGTACCACAATGGCTTCCTCTAACAAACGACAGATTGCACGTTCTGTCGAAGGAAAGTTTCTGGTTGAG CCTTCACCGACACCATCACCAACACCAGCGCCTGTCAAGATGTCAGTCAgcgatagaaaaaaacttttcgaaaatgCCGTCGAAGAGCATCTTAAACCTTCGCCAAAACCAG aCAAAGTATTCAGTTTCCTTAGCCAAGACGAagttgagaaaatgaaacaagAAGAAG agaaaaaaatagccacTTTAACGAGAGACGAGTTGAAGTCTTGGGCTCAGATCGACGAGATGGAGGGGCTCGACGAGTCCGAGGACGCGTTGGAAGATCAGGATAATAGAAGGCCTAA TAGCCGATTGAGCTCGCGAAGTTCGATACCCTCTCTGCAGGGCGTGCCCAGTGTCGTCAGGACGGCCAAAGCGGAACGACGTCTCAAAGAGAGAATGATCCAAGAG GGCCTGATCTCCGACGACGATGAAGAAAGTCATTTGAGTCCTGCGGAGCAGAGGGCGTTACGGGCCGAAAAAAGAGCTGCATGGAGGCAAGCGCGCTTGAAGTCTCTGGAGCAG GATGCGCTCCAGGCACAGATCGTTATTAAGAAAATGAGCGAAATGATGGACACGTCGAATAAGTCCGAAGTAATTCAAGATCCATCGGAATTGGATCGCTCGTCCGATCACGATCGACCGAACGAG TTCACTGCGTTACGGCCGTCTAGCGCGGATTTTCCAAAACTTGCCGTTCGGAGCAAGCTCGGACCGTCAAAAGCGGTTCGCGAATCGGAAAAAGTAGTGGACGAGAAGGTAACTCGACGCACTGAGGAATATGTCGACGAGGTGACCGGGGAACGTCGTGTACGAACTGTCGAATACGTCGAGAAGCTCATTGAGCGGGag GTTGAAACTCTGCGAGAGAAGATAATTTCTCTCGAGCTGAGCAATGCGGAGGAAGAAGTGGATGGCGTTAAAGTTGAAATGGGTGCGAGCGACGCTGAGAGCGAAAGCGAGGAATTGACCCGTCAAGACTCCACTATCAACGATGCCAGTGTGGATAATTCAGACTCGCTGATATGCACGAGCTCGAGTCAAAGCGTTTCTATTACTGCCAAGACAGCTACGAATTCAACGGTCAATGCAgccaagaaaaagaaaagaaagcgTTCGAAAAAAGGACGCAATTGA